CCGGTCCGCGCAGGCGCTCGGCGAGGCGGTCGCTGACCTGCGCACGGAAGTTGGCGCGCAGGATGTCGCCCTGTTCGCCGTGGAGCGGGGCGAACACGATGCGCAGGATGGGGTCGGCGCCGTGCTCGGACTGGCCGGTGAGGAGGTGGCGCACCATGTGCCGGCCGAGGTCCTCCAGGGGGGCGTCGAGGAAGGTCTCCACGTCCGCCTCGAAGTTCATGACCTGGGAGAACAGGGCGTCCTTGTTGCCGAAGTACTTGAGGATCAGCGGGGCGCTGACCCCGGCGCGCTCCGCGACGGCCTTGAGGGTGATGTCGGTGTGCGCGTGCCGGGCGAGGAGGTGGCGGCAGGCGCGGATGATCGCGGTCTTGGTCACCTCTGCGTCGCGGCGCGCCGGCCCCGACCGGTGGTCATCTCTCACACCGGAGGTGGATTCCGACTCGGCGGACGCCGTCGGGGCCGGGCTCGTCACGGGGTCACGCTCCTTCGAGGGCCTTGTCCGTCCGCCCGGTCGTGCCGCTGACGGACTTGTGCCCTCCATTGTCCGCCGCGTCGGCAGGGACGGTGAACGCCGCCGCTATCACCACGAGGGCGACCGCACCGGCCATGAGGAAGGCCATCTGATAGCCGCGCAGTGCGGGGAAGCCGGCGCCGGTGGCGTGGTGGACGAGGATCGCTGCGACGGCGGCGCTCGAAACGGCCTGGCCGATCGTCCGCATCAGGACGTTCACGCCGTTCGCGGACGCTGTCTGGCCCGCGGGAACGGCCCGCAGGATGAGGGTGGGCAGCGCCGAGTACGCGAACGTGGTGCCGGTCGACACGATCGCGGCACCCAGGACGATCACCCACAGGTCGCGGCTGTCCGCGATGCGGACGACATAGCCGAGCGCCATCGCGGCGCCGCCGATGGCGAGGCTCACGCGGGGGCCGCGCGCGGCGGAGACGCGGGCCGACACCGGCGAGAGAAGCAGCATGATCACGCCGTTGGGCAGCAGGCACAGGCCGGTCTGCACGATGGAGAGGCCGAGCCCGTAACCGCTGGACCTGGGCGCCTGGACCAGCTGCGCCGTGACGAGCGAATTGGCGTAGAAGGCGAATCCGGCGAGCAGGGCGGCGAGGTGCGGCAGGCCGACGCGGCGGCCCACGGCGAGCCGGAGGTCCACCAGCGGACGGTCGGCCCGCAGCTGCTGCCACGACCACAGCGCGAGGATCACGACGGCGCCGGCGAACAGGCCGACCACGCGGGCGCTGCCCCAGCCCCACTGGCCGCCCTGTGACACGGCGAGCAGCAGGCAGACGAGGCCGCCGGCGAGCCCGGCCGCGCCGAGTGTGTCGAAGCGGCCCGGTTCGCGTACGGGCGACTCACGCACGGCCCAGCAGGCGAGCGCGAGGCCGAGCGCGCCGAGGGCGCTGGTCGCCCAGAACATGACGTGCCAGTTCGCGTACTGGACGATCAGGGCGGCGAGCGGCAGGCCGAGCGCGGCGCCGATCCCGACGGTCGAGCTCATGAGGGCGACCGCGGATCCCGTGCGATGGGGCGGGAGTTCGTCGCGCAGGATGCTGATGGAGAGCGGAACGACCGCGGCGGCCGCGCCCTGGAGCGCGCGGGCCGCGATCAGGACACGGATGTCGGAGGTGAGCGCGCACAGCACCGACCCGCCGGTCATCAGCCCCAGCGCGAGCAGCAGCACGCGCCGCTTGCCGTACATGTCGCCCGCCCTGCCGAGCACGGGGGTGAGGACGGCGCCGGCGAGGAGGGTCGCGGTGACTGTCCAGGAAACGGCGCCGGGCGAGGCTCCGGTCAGCCGGGGCAGGTCGGGCAGCAGCGGGACCACGACCGTCTGCATGACGGCCATGAGGATGCCGCCGAAGGCGAGGACCGGGATCGTCAGCCGGCCGCGCAGGCCAGGCAGAGGAGCCATTTCGGGGCTTATGTCGGTATTCATGTCGGGGTTTATCGGGGGCTCCATGGACGCTCCAGTGGACGCCTCCAGGGCGGGGGCGGGAGGTGTGGTGAATT
The DNA window shown above is from Streptomyces sp. NBC_01445 and carries:
- a CDS encoding TetR/AcrR family transcriptional regulator translates to MTSPAPTASAESESTSGVRDDHRSGPARRDAEVTKTAIIRACRHLLARHAHTDITLKAVAERAGVSAPLILKYFGNKDALFSQVMNFEADVETFLDAPLEDLGRHMVRHLLTGQSEHGADPILRIVFAPLHGEQGDILRANFRAQVSDRLAERLRGPDAGLRAELAVSLLLGLGVMYGIARGPHVRSASVEEITERYGPAVQAQLTPGTLTG
- a CDS encoding MFS transporter, which gives rise to MNTDISPEMAPLPGLRGRLTIPVLAFGGILMAVMQTVVVPLLPDLPRLTGASPGAVSWTVTATLLAGAVLTPVLGRAGDMYGKRRVLLLALGLMTGGSVLCALTSDIRVLIAARALQGAAAAVVPLSISILRDELPPHRTGSAVALMSSTVGIGAALGLPLAALIVQYANWHVMFWATSALGALGLALACWAVRESPVREPGRFDTLGAAGLAGGLVCLLLAVSQGGQWGWGSARVVGLFAGAVVILALWSWQQLRADRPLVDLRLAVGRRVGLPHLAALLAGFAFYANSLVTAQLVQAPRSSGYGLGLSIVQTGLCLLPNGVIMLLLSPVSARVSAARGPRVSLAIGGAAMALGYVVRIADSRDLWVIVLGAAIVSTGTTFAYSALPTLILRAVPAGQTASANGVNVLMRTIGQAVSSAAVAAILVHHATGAGFPALRGYQMAFLMAGAVALVVIAAAFTVPADAADNGGHKSVSGTTGRTDKALEGA